The following proteins are encoded in a genomic region of Xenopus laevis strain J_2021 chromosome 3L, Xenopus_laevis_v10.1, whole genome shotgun sequence:
- the fbxl22.L gene encoding F-box and leucine-rich protein 22, translating into MMHITQLYPECLLYLFFFLDKHSRRCLAQTCHRLMQVYREPSLWPVLHFTCPAELNKKNFILGAALRSLSICWYSSRVKVCNIEDWWKTALQKSMCSQHQNIVSDFLLAVSERCPNLQSLTLSGCAHVNDDILIEILTCCSNLRSLKLENCSGVSDKMLAMIPVLACHLNTLHVNFCRNITKEGLYFLQQFCPGLTLQADRSAGMVADRIPEEKILLQRTVRKLILRRDKLV; encoded by the exons ATGATGCACATTACCCAGCTGTACCCCGAGTGCCTCCTGTATCTCTTCTTCTTCCTGGATAAACACAGCCGCAGATGTTTGGCACAGACCTGCCACAGACTTATGCAAGTTTACCGGGAGCCATCTTTGTGGCCAGTTTTACATTTCACCTGCCCTGCAGAACTGAACAAGAAGAACTTTATCCTGGGGGCAGCTTTGAGATCCTTGTCTATTTGTTGGTACTCCAGTCGGGTGAAAGTCTGTAACATTGAGGATTGGTGGAAAACTGCCCTGCAGAAATCAATGTGCAGCCAACATCAGAACATAGTCAGCGACTTCCTTCTGGCAGTCAGTGAAAG GTGCCCAAACCTGCAGTCGCTGACACTGTCTGGCTGTGCCCATGTGAATGACGACATTCTGATCGAGATCCTTACATGCTGTTCCAACCTTCGCAGTCTAAAGTTAGAGAACTGCTCTGGGGTGTCGGACAAGATGTTGGCCATGATCCCTGTACTTGCTTGTCACCTGAACACTCTCCATGTCAATTTCTGCCGCAATATAACCAAGGAGGGCCTTTATTTTCTGCAGCAGTTTTGCCCAGGGCTGACTCTTCAGGCAGACAGAAGTGCGGGGATGGTTGCGGATAGAATCCCAGAGGAGAAGATTTTGTTGCAAAGGACAGTCAGGAAGCTGATACTCAGAAGAGACAAGTTAGTTTAA